The following nucleotide sequence is from Paenibacillus odorifer.
CTTGTTACCCGAAAAATATAGTTTAGCAGCTTATCAGTTTGTTTTTAACACAGGTGATCAATTACTTCGTTCCTTTGGAGTTACTTTGATGGTTACTGTACTAGGTACGCTCATTAGTTTATTTCTAATAACAACTTATGCGTATGTTCTCTCTCGAAGATCATTTCGCTATCGTAATTATTTCAGCTTCTTCGCCTTCTTCACGATGTTATTCTCAGGCGGAATGGTTCCCAACTATATCGTGGCTACGCAGTTTTTACATTTGTACAACACGATATGGGCTTTGATATTGCCAATCGCGATGAATGCATTCTTTATTCTAGTAATGCGGACCTTCTTCCAGACTAGCGTACCTGATGCACTCATTGAGGCTGCCAAAATTGATGGATCTGGTGAGTTTCGGACCTTCCTGCAAATTGTACTTCCAATCTCTTTACCGGGGATTGCAACGATTGGATTGTTCTGTACGCTGGGATATTGGAATGATTGGTTTAATGCCCTGCTGTATATAGATGATGCTAGTCTTGTTCCACTCCAAGCGATGCTGATGCGAATTCAGAATAATATGGAGTTTGTCATTCAGAACAGTATGCAGATGGGATCAAGCTTTGAGATTGCTGCAACCTTGCCAACAGAAACCGTTCGTATGGCGATGGTTGTACTGGCAACCTTGCCTATAGCACTAGCGTATCCGTTCTTCCAAAAGTATTTTGTACAAGGTTTAACCGTGGGCTCTTTAAAGGAGTAACACTACTAAGATGTATTTATTCGAATCGCTAGGATAGGAATCGATATAAATAAAGCGTTCATTAATCTAAAGGGGGAAAATAGAAATGAAAATGAAAAAAGGCTTAACACTCGCTCTTGCAGGGACAATGCTTTTTTCTGGCCTTCTAGCTGGATGTGGTTCGAATAATAATACAAATGCTGCTAAAGAAACAAACAATTCAGCGGCAGCAGGGAATTCAGCAGGGAACACATCAGAATTAAAGCCATATGAGCTGAAGATGTATTTAATTGGTGGACCTCAAAAGGATTTGGATCTTGTCTTAAAAGAAGTTAATAAATATACCCAAGAAAAAATTAACGCGACGTTGAACATTACGATGTTCGATTGGGGCGATTACGATAAGAAGATGCAAGTCATCACCGCTTCTGGTGAGCCTTATGATATTGCCTTTACCTCTTCTTGGACAAATGACTTCCGTCGTAACGCTGCTAATGGTACGTTCTTGGGTCTGAATGATCTGCTAGATAAGTATGGTAAGGAAACGAAAGAAGTTTTGGACCCTCGTTTCTTAGAAGGAACTAAGATTAAAGGTGAGATCTATGGTGTTCCTGTAAATAAGGAGCTTGGACAGCAATGGGTATGGCGCTTCAATAAGAAATATGTTGATAAATACAACATGGACATTTCCAATATCCGTACATTGGATGATCTAGAGCCACTTCTTAAAACGATTAAAGAGAACGAGCCGGGTGATATTACACCGCTAGCTGTTCCTAAAGGCTTTAAACCATTTATGCCATTTGACTATGTACTAGGTGATGAGTTACCTATCGGGGTCTATATGGATTCCACAGATGGCAAGGTTGTTAATATTCTGGAGACACCTGAACTTGCAACATCGTTAGATACGATGCGTAGACTTTACACAGCAGGTTACTTACGCCCAGACGTTGCGACACTTGAAGGTATTGATAACATTAAGACGGGTAAATGGTTTGCCGATCGCGAAATTACACAACCTTATGCAGAAAAAGGTTGGTCTCGTTCAGCAGGTTATGAAATTGTAACTTCGCCTATGCATGAGCCTTATGTATATACACAGTCCGCCGCAGGTTCGATGCACGCGATTTCCGTAACCTCAGGTGATCCTGAACGGGCTATGATGTTCTTGAATCTTTTGAATACAGATAAGTACTTACGCAATTTGCTCAACTATGGTATTGAAGGCACTCATTATAAGAAAATCTCCGACAATGTCATTGAAGATCTGCCAGCTATGCAAGATAGCTATGCAATGCCAGGCTTCACACTTGGAAACATGTTACTGACTTATCTGCATGCTGATGACCC
It contains:
- a CDS encoding carbohydrate ABC transporter permease, whose product is MAVFKRKPKEIDNNAITPLWNVVLNIIIGIFAFTCVFPFLFVIAISFTDEKVLALNGFSLLPEKYSLAAYQFVFNTGDQLLRSFGVTLMVTVLGTLISLFLITTYAYVLSRRSFRYRNYFSFFAFFTMLFSGGMVPNYIVATQFLHLYNTIWALILPIAMNAFFILVMRTFFQTSVPDALIEAAKIDGSGEFRTFLQIVLPISLPGIATIGLFCTLGYWNDWFNALLYIDDASLVPLQAMLMRIQNNMEFVIQNSMQMGSSFEIAATLPTETVRMAMVVLATLPIALAYPFFQKYFVQGLTVGSLKE
- a CDS encoding ABC transporter substrate-binding protein, with the protein product MKMKKGLTLALAGTMLFSGLLAGCGSNNNTNAAKETNNSAAAGNSAGNTSELKPYELKMYLIGGPQKDLDLVLKEVNKYTQEKINATLNITMFDWGDYDKKMQVITASGEPYDIAFTSSWTNDFRRNAANGTFLGLNDLLDKYGKETKEVLDPRFLEGTKIKGEIYGVPVNKELGQQWVWRFNKKYVDKYNMDISNIRTLDDLEPLLKTIKENEPGDITPLAVPKGFKPFMPFDYVLGDELPIGVYMDSTDGKVVNILETPELATSLDTMRRLYTAGYLRPDVATLEGIDNIKTGKWFADREITQPYAEKGWSRSAGYEIVTSPMHEPYVYTQSAAGSMHAISVTSGDPERAMMFLNLLNTDKYLRNLLNYGIEGTHYKKISDNVIEDLPAMQDSYAMPGFTLGNMLLTYLHADDPADKWDAFKKFNDSSKEAPTFGFAFDPTPVKTEVAAINNVTKEFMPALYTGSVDPKTYLPKAAKKFKEAGLDKVIAEVQKQLDEWNQTKK